A genomic segment from Variovorax paradoxus B4 encodes:
- a CDS encoding methylated-DNA--[protein]-cysteine S-methyltransferase, translated as MNAAERTAETTAAAAEATVEPGFALFETAIGTCALAWGPRGLVGVQLPEENGGAATRARMQRRFANLNEAEPPESAQRAIAAIQGLLNGASDDLGGIVLDMSHVSEFHQRIYAIARRIPPGHTRTYGEIAAELGDKGLSRAVGQAMGHNPFAPVVPCHRVLAAGNKPGGFSAGGGALTKLRMLDIEGARPNGMASLF; from the coding sequence ATGAATGCAGCAGAACGAACGGCAGAGACAACGGCAGCGGCAGCAGAAGCCACGGTGGAGCCGGGCTTCGCGCTGTTCGAGACCGCGATCGGCACCTGCGCGCTGGCCTGGGGTCCGCGCGGGCTCGTCGGCGTGCAGTTGCCGGAAGAAAACGGCGGAGCCGCCACGCGGGCGCGCATGCAGCGTCGCTTTGCGAACCTGAACGAGGCCGAGCCTCCCGAAAGCGCCCAGCGCGCGATCGCAGCCATCCAGGGCTTGCTGAACGGCGCATCCGACGACCTGGGCGGCATCGTCCTCGACATGAGCCATGTGTCGGAATTCCACCAGCGCATCTATGCGATTGCACGGCGCATTCCGCCTGGGCACACGCGCACCTATGGCGAGATCGCGGCCGAACTGGGCGACAAGGGCCTGTCGCGCGCGGTGGGCCAGGCCATGGGCCACAACCCGTTCGCGCCCGTGGTGCCGTGCCACCGCGTGCTGGCCGCGGGCAACAAGCCCGGCGGCTTTTCGGCGGGCGGCGGCGCGCTCACGAAGCTGCGCATGCTCGACATCGAAGGCGCGCGGCCGAACGGAATGGCTTCGCTTTTCTAG
- a CDS encoding MFS transporter, protein MKAALPRPFVYLAWSNLAAQSAEQLSLAAVPLVAVLMLGAGPGEIGFLAAIQTLPFLLLSMPLGVLADRMSRQRLMVASEGLRAVSLLVLLAMVLASKLGIGWLAALGFLGAVGTVGFSVAAPALVPALVPREALAAANGRLELARSAAFTAGPALAGALVAWAGASTAFVLAAVLSISAVGLLRRLAEAPRPSASRRHPLLDVRDGARFVWQHELLRPMLMTGAVFNISWFVVQAGYVPYAVRVLGLGAQAVGFTLAMYGAGMVAGALLTSRVVARLPFGRAIQVGPAVAVVAAAAMAATLVVPAASLAALSFFLFGAGPMVWTITTTTLRQSVTAGAMLGRVSAVFLTVNAGARPIGAALGGAVGARWGEPACLLLALAGFMLQAGIIFASRMAGLQRLPVAAA, encoded by the coding sequence ATGAAAGCCGCCCTTCCCCGTCCCTTTGTCTATCTTGCGTGGTCCAACCTCGCGGCACAGTCCGCCGAGCAGTTGAGCCTTGCGGCGGTCCCGCTGGTCGCGGTGCTCATGCTGGGTGCCGGGCCGGGCGAGATCGGCTTTCTGGCCGCCATTCAGACGCTGCCTTTTCTCCTGCTGTCGATGCCGTTGGGCGTGCTGGCCGATCGCATGTCGCGACAGCGGCTGATGGTCGCATCCGAGGGGCTGCGCGCCGTCTCGCTGCTGGTGCTGCTGGCCATGGTGCTGGCGTCGAAACTCGGCATCGGCTGGCTGGCGGCGCTCGGATTCCTGGGCGCCGTCGGCACCGTGGGCTTCAGCGTCGCGGCGCCCGCGCTGGTGCCGGCACTCGTGCCGCGCGAGGCATTGGCAGCCGCCAACGGCCGGCTGGAGCTTGCGCGCAGCGCCGCGTTCACGGCCGGGCCTGCGCTGGCGGGCGCGCTGGTCGCATGGGCGGGCGCTTCGACGGCCTTCGTGCTGGCGGCGGTGCTGTCGATCTCGGCGGTGGGCCTGCTGCGGCGCCTGGCCGAGGCGCCGCGCCCATCCGCATCGCGGCGCCATCCGCTGCTCGATGTGCGCGATGGCGCGCGCTTTGTCTGGCAGCACGAATTGCTGCGGCCCATGCTGATGACGGGCGCGGTCTTCAACATCTCGTGGTTCGTGGTGCAGGCCGGCTATGTGCCGTATGCGGTGCGGGTGCTGGGCCTTGGCGCGCAGGCGGTCGGATTCACGCTGGCAATGTACGGCGCGGGCATGGTGGCGGGCGCGCTGCTGACGTCGCGCGTGGTGGCGCGCCTGCCGTTCGGCCGTGCGATCCAGGTCGGGCCCGCGGTGGCGGTGGTAGCCGCGGCGGCCATGGCGGCCACGCTGGTGGTGCCGGCCGCATCGCTGGCGGCGCTGTCGTTCTTCCTGTTCGGTGCCGGACCGATGGTCTGGACCATCACCACCACCACGCTGCGGCAGAGCGTCACGGCCGGGGCGATGCTGGGCCGGGTGTCGGCGGTGTTCCTCACGGTCAATGCGGGCGCCCGGCCGATCGGCGCCGCGCTGGGCGGTGCAGTGGGTGCCAGGTGGGGCGAGCCGGCCTGCCTGCTGCTCGCGCTGGCGGGCTTCATGCTGCAGGCGGGAATCATTTTTGCCTCGCGCATGGCGGGGCTGCAGCGGCTGCCGGTTGCCGCCGCCTGA
- a CDS encoding LysR substrate-binding domain-containing protein, with the protein MPLREPPLNAVRAFVAAARHQSFTRAAVELHVTHSAVSRQIKSLEECLGVALFERRIRQVALTAEGQQFFAEAGPAIAQIHAAARALQAQGPARAVRINVRPSFAVRWLIPRLPSFVERYPEIEPQVVTSTVMPEQAAGSFDIAVRRGLEGWPPSIEVRPFLEDEVLVVGAPALFKAHPLADLRTLASHVQLSARTRKEDWDAWKKHVGAPRARPAGRLQFDHLHFVLQAAVDGLGIALAPTSLVAHDLASGRLQSPLPALRMALNRYYYGLAPDAAPEAAYVAQWFEEMMALGSQGAMTLAGP; encoded by the coding sequence ATGCCGCTTCGAGAACCGCCCCTCAATGCCGTGCGCGCCTTCGTCGCCGCGGCCCGCCACCAGAGCTTCACGAGGGCGGCCGTCGAACTTCACGTGACGCACAGCGCGGTGAGCCGGCAGATCAAGAGCCTCGAAGAATGCCTGGGGGTCGCGCTGTTCGAGCGCCGCATCCGCCAGGTCGCCTTGACCGCGGAAGGACAGCAGTTCTTTGCCGAGGCAGGCCCGGCCATCGCGCAGATCCATGCGGCGGCGCGTGCATTGCAGGCACAAGGTCCGGCCCGTGCCGTCAGGATCAACGTGCGGCCCTCCTTCGCGGTGCGGTGGCTCATTCCCCGCCTGCCTTCGTTCGTCGAGCGCTATCCCGAGATCGAGCCGCAGGTGGTCACGAGCACGGTCATGCCCGAACAGGCCGCAGGCAGCTTCGACATCGCGGTGCGCCGCGGGCTCGAGGGCTGGCCGCCCTCCATCGAGGTGCGCCCGTTCCTCGAAGACGAAGTGCTGGTGGTCGGTGCGCCGGCGCTGTTCAAGGCGCATCCGCTCGCGGACCTGCGCACGCTGGCCTCGCACGTGCAGCTGTCGGCCCGCACGCGCAAGGAAGACTGGGACGCCTGGAAGAAGCACGTCGGCGCGCCGCGTGCCAGGCCCGCGGGCCGGCTCCAGTTCGATCACCTGCACTTCGTGCTGCAGGCCGCCGTCGACGGGCTCGGCATCGCGCTGGCGCCGACCTCGCTGGTGGCGCACGACCTGGCCTCGGGCCGGCTGCAGTCGCCGCTGCCCGCGCTGCGCATGGCGCTGAACCGCTATTACTACGGCCTGGCGCCCGATGCCGCACCGGAAGCCGCGTACGTCGCGCAATGGTTCGAGGAAATGATGGCCTTGGGCTCACAAGGCGCGATGACGCTCGCAGGTCCGTAA
- a CDS encoding MFS transporter yields MFRTTPAPALAATDLNSRHAAIALGLSLPADVVLYLLLPMYAGQFGVTLAEAGMLLAANRLVRIAGYGWVARFYARNGDRLTCTIAVVAAAFCGLGYATLSGFWALLPLRLVWGLCFAALNLSTQSLATAELLGAARRSGRSRALIAMGPVLALPLGALLALWAGPRAIFCILAAFSLVAVLAARRLPSVPHGSGHRKPGRRFGRPNSLDAWSFMEGLTLDGLFIVGLSYLGKDLMPGGAVVMAGSLMALRYLAEILLSPVGGHMAERFGAERLLVSLSLVTAIALAGFGLGWLWSCAALIVVLRALQLPLLPPIVARRTPGPERMHALAARAVWRDIGAGIGPLLAGLLLPVVASSWLYGVCALLLAAAALACGRNPSATADKKQGVIP; encoded by the coding sequence ATGTTTCGCACCACGCCCGCTCCAGCTCTCGCTGCCACCGACCTGAACTCCCGCCACGCGGCCATTGCGCTCGGGCTTTCGCTGCCGGCCGACGTCGTGCTCTACCTGCTGCTGCCGATGTATGCCGGGCAATTCGGCGTGACGCTGGCGGAAGCCGGCATGCTGCTTGCGGCCAATCGGCTCGTGCGCATTGCGGGATACGGCTGGGTGGCGCGCTTCTATGCGCGCAACGGCGACAGGCTCACGTGCACCATCGCGGTGGTGGCGGCTGCGTTCTGCGGACTCGGCTACGCCACGCTCTCGGGCTTCTGGGCGCTGCTGCCGCTGCGGCTCGTGTGGGGCCTGTGTTTTGCCGCGCTCAATCTGTCGACCCAGTCGCTGGCCACGGCCGAGCTCCTGGGTGCGGCGCGCCGCAGCGGGCGTTCGCGCGCGCTCATCGCGATGGGGCCGGTGCTGGCGCTGCCGCTGGGCGCGCTGCTGGCGCTGTGGGCCGGCCCGCGCGCGATCTTCTGCATTCTTGCCGCGTTCTCGCTGGTGGCGGTGCTTGCCGCGAGGCGCCTGCCTTCGGTGCCGCACGGCAGCGGACACAGGAAGCCCGGGCGCCGCTTCGGGCGGCCCAACAGCCTCGATGCCTGGTCGTTCATGGAAGGACTGACGCTCGACGGGCTCTTCATCGTCGGCCTCTCCTATCTGGGCAAGGACCTGATGCCGGGCGGCGCGGTGGTGATGGCCGGTTCGCTGATGGCGCTGCGCTACCTGGCGGAAATTCTGCTGAGCCCGGTCGGCGGCCACATGGCGGAGCGCTTCGGTGCCGAGCGGCTGCTGGTGAGCCTCTCGCTCGTGACGGCGATTGCGCTGGCAGGCTTCGGCCTTGGCTGGCTGTGGAGCTGCGCGGCATTGATCGTGGTGCTGCGCGCCTTGCAGCTGCCCTTGCTGCCGCCCATCGTGGCGCGCCGCACACCGGGGCCGGAACGCATGCATGCGCTGGCTGCGCGAGCGGTGTGGCGCGACATCGGCGCCGGCATCGGGCCGCTGCTGGCCGGGCTCTTGCTGCCGGTCGTGGCATCGTCGTGGCTCTACGGCGTTTGCGCGCTGCTGCTGGCCGCGGCGGCACTGGCGTGCGGCAGAAACCCGTCGGCCACGGCAGACAAAAAACAAGGAGTGATCCCATGA
- a CDS encoding pyridoxamine 5'-phosphate oxidase family protein — protein MTHAIDTIGQLEALFGEAGEASLKKEVPWLHPSYQALIAASPFAVLATTGPGGLDASPRGDPPGFVAVQDEKTLLLPERRGNNRIDSLRNIVADPRVALLFLIPGVGETLRVNGKARITTAPELMARFAMEGKLPQCVIEIRVDSVFFQCARAIQRSKLWAPLPAESRREVPTPGAILSALTDAAFDGETYDRELPARQRSTLY, from the coding sequence ATGACCCATGCCATCGACACCATCGGGCAGCTCGAAGCGCTGTTCGGCGAAGCCGGCGAGGCCTCGCTCAAGAAGGAGGTGCCCTGGCTGCACCCGAGCTACCAGGCGCTGATTGCCGCTTCTCCTTTCGCGGTGCTGGCCACCACCGGACCCGGCGGCCTCGACGCCTCGCCGCGCGGCGACCCGCCAGGTTTCGTGGCGGTGCAGGACGAGAAGACGCTGCTGCTGCCCGAGCGCCGCGGCAACAACCGCATCGACAGCCTGCGCAACATCGTGGCCGATCCGCGCGTGGCGCTGCTGTTCCTGATTCCCGGCGTGGGCGAGACCTTGCGCGTGAACGGCAAGGCGCGCATCACGACCGCGCCCGAACTCATGGCGCGCTTCGCGATGGAGGGCAAGCTGCCGCAGTGCGTGATCGAGATCCGGGTCGACTCGGTTTTCTTCCAGTGCGCGCGCGCCATCCAGCGCTCGAAGCTGTGGGCGCCGCTGCCGGCAGAATCGCGCCGCGAGGTGCCCACGCCCGGCGCCATCCTGTCGGCGCTGACCGACGCCGCATTCGACGGCGAGACCTACGACCGCGAGCTGCCGGCGCGGCAGCGGTCCACCTTGTATTGA